Proteins encoded within one genomic window of Macaca fascicularis isolate 582-1 chromosome 16, T2T-MFA8v1.1:
- the PCTP gene encoding phosphatidylcholine transfer protein isoform X2 — protein MELAAGSFSGEQFREACAELQQPALAGADWQLLVETSGISIYRLLDQKTGLYEYKVFGVLEDCSPTLLADIYMDLDYRKQWDQYVKELYEQECNGQTVVYWEVKYPFPMSNRDYVYLRQRRDLDVEGRKIHVVLAQSTSVPQLVERSGVIRVKQYKQSLAIESDGKKGSKVFMYYFDNPGGQIPSWLINWAAKNGVPNFLKDMARACQNYLKNT, from the exons ATGGAGCTGGCCGCGGGCAGCTTCTCGGGGGAGCAGTTCCGGGAGGCCTGCGCCGAGCTCCAGCAGCCCGCTCTGGCCGGGGCCGACTGGCAGCTTCTAGTGGAGACCTCGGGCATCAGCATCTACCGGCTGCTGGACCAG AAGACTGGACTTTATGAATATAAAGTCTTTGGTGTTCTGGAGGACTGCTCACCAACTCTACTGGCAGACATCTACATGGACTTAGACTACAGAAAACAATGGGACCAGTACGTTAAAG AACTCTATGAACAAGAATGCAATGGACAGACTGTGGTCTACTGGGAAGTGAAGTACCCTTTTCCCATGTCCAACAGAGAC TATGTCTACCTCCGGCAGCGGCGAGACCTGGACGTGGAAGGGCGGAAGATCCACGTGGTCCTGGCCCAGAGCACCTCCGTGCCTCAGCTTGTTGAGAGGTCTGGGGTGATCCGGGTGAAGCAATACAAGCAGAGCCTGGCGATCGAGAGTGACGGCAAGAAGGGGAGCAAAG TTTTCATGTATTACTTCGATAACCCGGGTGGCCAAATTCCGTCCTGGCTCATTAACTGGGCTGCCAAG AATGGAGTTCCTAACTTCTTGAAAGACATGGCAAGAGCCTGTCAGAACTACCTCAAGAACACCTAA
- the PCTP gene encoding phosphatidylcholine transfer protein isoform X4, with product MELAAGSFSGEQFREACAELQQPALAGADWQLLVETSGISIYRLLDQKTGLYEYKVFGVLEDCSPTLLADIYMDLDYRKQWDQYVKELYEQECNGQTVVYWEVKYPFPMSNRDYVYLRQRRDLDVEGRKIHVVLAQSTSVPQLVERSGVIRVKQYKQSLAIESDGKKGSKVFMYYFDNPGGQIPSWLINWAAKGGNCSGSLYH from the exons ATGGAGCTGGCCGCGGGCAGCTTCTCGGGGGAGCAGTTCCGGGAGGCCTGCGCCGAGCTCCAGCAGCCCGCTCTGGCCGGGGCCGACTGGCAGCTTCTAGTGGAGACCTCGGGCATCAGCATCTACCGGCTGCTGGACCAG AAGACTGGACTTTATGAATATAAAGTCTTTGGTGTTCTGGAGGACTGCTCACCAACTCTACTGGCAGACATCTACATGGACTTAGACTACAGAAAACAATGGGACCAGTACGTTAAAG AACTCTATGAACAAGAATGCAATGGACAGACTGTGGTCTACTGGGAAGTGAAGTACCCTTTTCCCATGTCCAACAGAGAC TATGTCTACCTCCGGCAGCGGCGAGACCTGGACGTGGAAGGGCGGAAGATCCACGTGGTCCTGGCCCAGAGCACCTCCGTGCCTCAGCTTGTTGAGAGGTCTGGGGTGATCCGGGTGAAGCAATACAAGCAGAGCCTGGCGATCGAGAGTGACGGCAAGAAGGGGAGCAAAG TTTTCATGTATTACTTCGATAACCCGGGTGGCCAAATTCCGTCCTGGCTCATTAACTGGGCTGCCAAG ggAGGGAACTGCAGTGGTAGTTTGTATCACTAG
- the PCTP gene encoding phosphatidylcholine transfer protein isoform X3 codes for MELAAGSFSGEQFREACAELQQPALAGADWQLLVETSGISIYRLLDQKTGLYEYKVFGVLEDCSPTLLADIYMDLDYRKQWDQYVKELYEQECNGQTVVYWEVKYPFPMSNRDYVYLRQRRDLDVEGRKIHVVLAQSTSVPQLVERSGVIRVKQYKQSLAIESDGKKGSKVFMYYFDNPGGQIPSWLINWAAKITCFRISLLSCVLTL; via the exons ATGGAGCTGGCCGCGGGCAGCTTCTCGGGGGAGCAGTTCCGGGAGGCCTGCGCCGAGCTCCAGCAGCCCGCTCTGGCCGGGGCCGACTGGCAGCTTCTAGTGGAGACCTCGGGCATCAGCATCTACCGGCTGCTGGACCAG AAGACTGGACTTTATGAATATAAAGTCTTTGGTGTTCTGGAGGACTGCTCACCAACTCTACTGGCAGACATCTACATGGACTTAGACTACAGAAAACAATGGGACCAGTACGTTAAAG AACTCTATGAACAAGAATGCAATGGACAGACTGTGGTCTACTGGGAAGTGAAGTACCCTTTTCCCATGTCCAACAGAGAC TATGTCTACCTCCGGCAGCGGCGAGACCTGGACGTGGAAGGGCGGAAGATCCACGTGGTCCTGGCCCAGAGCACCTCCGTGCCTCAGCTTGTTGAGAGGTCTGGGGTGATCCGGGTGAAGCAATACAAGCAGAGCCTGGCGATCGAGAGTGACGGCAAGAAGGGGAGCAAAG TTTTCATGTATTACTTCGATAACCCGGGTGGCCAAATTCCGTCCTGGCTCATTAACTGGGCTGCCAAG
- the PCTP gene encoding phosphatidylcholine transfer protein isoform X5 — translation MELAAGSFSGEQFREACAELQQPALAGADWQLLVETSGISIYRLLDQKTGLYEYKVFGVLEDCSPTLLADIYMDLDYRKQWDQYVKELYEQECNGQTVVYWEVKYPFPMSNRDYVYLRQRRDLDVEGRKIHVVLAQSTSVPQLVERSGVIRVKQYKQSLAIESDGKKGSKVFMYYFDNPGGQIPSWLINWAAKSYTQAARVL, via the exons ATGGAGCTGGCCGCGGGCAGCTTCTCGGGGGAGCAGTTCCGGGAGGCCTGCGCCGAGCTCCAGCAGCCCGCTCTGGCCGGGGCCGACTGGCAGCTTCTAGTGGAGACCTCGGGCATCAGCATCTACCGGCTGCTGGACCAG AAGACTGGACTTTATGAATATAAAGTCTTTGGTGTTCTGGAGGACTGCTCACCAACTCTACTGGCAGACATCTACATGGACTTAGACTACAGAAAACAATGGGACCAGTACGTTAAAG AACTCTATGAACAAGAATGCAATGGACAGACTGTGGTCTACTGGGAAGTGAAGTACCCTTTTCCCATGTCCAACAGAGAC TATGTCTACCTCCGGCAGCGGCGAGACCTGGACGTGGAAGGGCGGAAGATCCACGTGGTCCTGGCCCAGAGCACCTCCGTGCCTCAGCTTGTTGAGAGGTCTGGGGTGATCCGGGTGAAGCAATACAAGCAGAGCCTGGCGATCGAGAGTGACGGCAAGAAGGGGAGCAAAG TTTTCATGTATTACTTCGATAACCCGGGTGGCCAAATTCCGTCCTGGCTCATTAACTGGGCTGCCAAG